One Clostridia bacterium genomic window, AGCTTTAGTTTGCTGATAACAGTACCCCCGATAACCGCCAGTATAATGCCTACAATAACATAAGCTATGGCAATTTTCCAGTTGAATATGCTTGCAAGTAGTATCACAGAGGCCAAATCCACAAGCGGTGAGGATATTAGAAAAGAAAATGTAACCCCTATAGGAAGCCCTGTACTTGTAAATCCAATAAACAACGGAATGGAAGAGCAAGAGCAAAAGGGTGTGACAGTACCAAGCAGCGCACCTAATATATTTGCAGATATACCATTGTACCGGCCTAATATCTTCCTTGTCCTCTCTGGAGGAAAAAAGCTTTGTACATATGAAATTACAAAGATCAACACTGAAAGCAAAATAAATATCTTTATTACATCATAAATGAAGAAGTGTATGCTTCCGCCCAATCTTTGCTGAGTACTCAACCCAAACACCTTTTCCACCAGAAGCCTGATCAGGCTGGATAGCCACTCCATTTTAAGCAGCTGATTATTCAACCATTCAAATACAAACAAAAAACCATCTCCCTTTAGCCACAGCAGCTTGAACCTGAGCAACAGCCTTTTCCTTTATTGTCACTACAGCAAGCCTCATCTGCCACATCTTTCTTTCCCGGTGGAACCCAACCAGTATTATCCCCAACATACTCAATCGCCCCAACAGGACACAGATTTCCGCAACCGTGG contains:
- a CDS encoding permease; translation: MFVFEWLNNQLLKMEWLSSLIRLLVEKVFGLSTQQRLGGSIHFFIYDVIKIFILLSVLIFVISYVQSFFPPERTRKILGRYNGISANILGALLGTVTPFCSCSSIPLFIGFTSTGLPIGVTFSFLISSPLVDLASVILLASIFNWKIAIAYVIVGIILAVIGGTVISKLKLEKYVEPFVFSNKVLEAEQSELTFRDRIDFSKEQVLNIIKKVWMYILIGVGIGAAIHNWVPESVISAVLGQDKWYSVLLATIVGVPMYADIFGTLPIAEALVIKGVGIGTALSFMMAVTALSLPSMIMLKNVVKAKLLVIFAGIVTLGIIIIGYVFNSFGFLLI
- a CDS encoding 4Fe-4S ferredoxin; this encodes MSKTWYPVISYENCTECGACFNKCSHGVFELKASCPVVVHPEGCVQGCHGCGNLCPVGAIEYVGDNTGWVPPGKKDVADEACCSDNKGKGCCSGSSCCG